In the Primulina tabacum isolate GXHZ01 chromosome 15, ASM2559414v2, whole genome shotgun sequence genome, TTCGATTCCCAGGTCCATCGTttcatgttgtttttgtgtTGATTGTGACCCTCGTGAGGAAGACGAAGATGAAGCTTTTGCATGGAGGGAACGAGGCAGAGATGGATGGTCTTCGACTCCAGCCCGTTTGTAGACTCGACACAGAGAAATTTCCGCCTGAAAATAGTAATAATTTAAGTTTCGAATAGAAGATCAAATGAAATTAACAAGATGACAGAAGAGTTTGAAATTTGAATGAAGATTAATGTCTTGCCCTGTCTCTGGTCACAAGAATATTTAAAGAGTTTGAATTTGCGAACTCTATCCATAAATAAGAACAGAACTGAAATTATTTTCACGTGTCCTAATAAATCAGTTAAACTATTAATTCTTGCACTTTTTTCATGTGAACCCTTTAGTTATAAATCATGAAATAGCCTAAATACAGAAGTTTTGGACACGTCTCTTTAGATCTTggcatggatctcatgaattttcACATAGTAATTAATGAATCGAGAACGAAAGCAGTTTCTTCTTATATACATAATTTCATGAGATACATTAATCTATGGACATTTTTCAGAAGTGAGGTTTTCAACAAAATCAAAAAGTAGAAACATTAAATTCCTTAGAAAGAAGTTTCTTTTAGAAAGACCTAGATGGTAAAATTTCATTCTAGTTTTTTCACATATTTCCACCATTATTGATTATATCATACTGAACTAACTATCTCATACCTTCTGTAGGCGTTCGGTTTCGTGGTGAGGCAGTCGGTATTCATTCATGATCCAACTAGTTCGGATCCCTTTTGGGGCCTTGCCGGAGTAGAAAACAAGGGTTTTCTTCAGGCCAATAGACCTCAAATTCTCAATTCTAATCATTCTATCAGCTCCAGTTGCCTTCCAATATCCAGAAGTTGTCACACGATTAGGCCGATCCCCGTTGCGATACTTCCTATCTCTAGGCACATAGAAGTACCATTCTTTCTCCCCTATTGCAGCTAAAGCTAAGAAATTTAAAGCAAAAGgggaaaaaattaattaagttcCATAAATAataacacacacatacacacacacacacttatgAAAAGTAAAAGGAACTCAATATATTGAGAACACATATAGTTTTAGTTAGCAAGATAACAGATCGGATCGGAGTAAAATATAATAGGTGTTCGACAGTTTCTTCGATTTTCTGTGATCAGTTGTATTGATCAGTCAGAAGTCAGAACAAACTTATAGATCGAAGCTCTTGAAATTCATTTCCATGCTTGTGGAAAAATGAAAATCTAGAAAGGAAAAAAGGGTTGATTTTCTCCAATTGCTCATACTGATCTATCTCTAGGAACTGGTTTCTAAAAACCCTTGTAAATTTTCTGTACAGCTTGCCGAAAATTGAAAATCAAGAAAGTAAAGAAGGGGTGATTTTTTATGATCAATTATGCCGATTCGACAGCATCATGCTGAAAGCCCTTGAATTGAAACTAGttgtaaaaaattgaaaatcaagAAAGAAACAGAAGGGATGATTTTCTACCATCGCAACATGAATTCGGCTAGTAAAAGCCCTTATATATCTACATGCTTGCGTAAACTGAAATCAATAAATAAACAGGAGGAGTGAACTATATAGTAGGTCTGCCAGTGGAAAGGGTTCTTTTAAAAGGTAAAAACACACATAGATTCACAAATATAACACAAGAAAACACATGTATACCAGGAAGTTCCCAAGGGTCATAGCGATAAAGGTCTAAAAACGTGATAAGTTCGACATTAAAACGCTTGCCCTCCACCTTACGGCGGAGGTAGAATTCCACCAGCTCTTCTTCTGTCGGATGGAAGCGAAAACCCGGCATGACCATGTCATGCTGGTGCTGATCATCTTCTTGCTTGTTAACAGTTTCATCTTCTTGACTATTGCTCATGGCTGCTGCTTCCGCTGCATTAATGGCGACACATTTCTTGATTCAGACCTTTTCTACATGCATGGGATGAAGCGCAAGTGGAGACAGTGGTTCTTATACAATATCTAGAAGAGTTGTGGAGAGGAGGAAGAAAACGGTGAGATGAGTTTGAATTTGAGGGCCTACAATTGGgaagatatattgaattttTAGGTATTTAAAATCAGAAAGGGACATCTCATTTACAGGACAGGGTGGCCAAGTTTCTTTGCGGTGGGTTTGGACCCTTTTAATTACGCCATTAATCTTGTTACTTTCGAAAATTATGGGGTAGGTTTTAGTTAAAAATTctgtaattttttatttccgtcattatatatatatatattgagtgGAAAGTCATtacataattatttttgttacacCAACTTAACGTGGACTGAAAAAATTATAGTTATTTCCTCATATTCATGTATTTAATCTTGCTTATCAGTGTCATGTATCCAAgagttttcttaaaaaataattacttgaaaatgaaaaattacATTTTCGGCTTTGTATATTGATCAATTCACAGTCTTAGTTCACTCATTTGTATTTTTATCAGATTAAAGAATGTCACCGAAAAGTGCTAATATAATAATGTAGATGGCCGAGGTCTTCACTCCGAataaaaaagattaaaattgaaaaaaaaaatgcagaTTGTGAACTAAGACTGTGGATTGACACATAACAagataaaagatgaaaaacatagctatatatgttatattttatttttcacattATTTTGCATTATGAACATTTTTCAGGTAATTTCCCATCACTTTAATGGTGAAAGAAAGAGCAAAAATAGCTATAtatgtcataatttatttttcacattATTTTGCAttattaacactttaaatattGATCCACTTGGTTCATTAACTCATTCGCGAGTTGTATCTCCATGACCCAAAGCTTGACAGAATTCTTACCGACGTTAAAGGAACCATGAATGTGTTGCATCAgattacatatatacatatatatatatatatatatatatatatatatatatatatttgtgtgtgtgtgttcaaACAGATTTAACTACTCTAAGTGTGCACTGAATTTTTCTTAATAATGATGCAAGAATTAAACACTTGACACATATGTATGCATGTCTGTCTCCAAGTTGTATGTTTTGTGAGAAGTATTTCTCTTATTATAGAATAGACCGAACCATTATTATTGATTATAAacatagaattttcaatttagaaatgcattgtatatatataattaattctatttaaatatatttttccatTTATAAAGACAGCAGCTGCAGCCCTATAGCTATATCTTTTATATGCAATAATATAACTATATTATCCATTAACTTTTTTTTGTCATTAAGTTATTTCAGATCTTCGTTTATATGGCTAAATATGCTATATTGACAATTGAACTAGTTTAGAATGAAACAATGAccttatatatattatatatatagtttgaTATGTTGCACAACCTACTCTCTGTATACACCTATGTGAACACCGCTGAAATATCAATCACCTATGGGATGTGatgaaatatatcaaaattttacatCTAATAGGTGAGTATCACTTTAGCGGtatttgtaggaccgagtgcttaccgctttaccaaaagctatagctagtagtaatggtgcaactcaaatcttttaaaccgcacagcagctcaagcaccacgattcgatcgctctaccaagcagggataATTATTGCACACAACAATCTCTCTCCCAATAATCGCACTCTTTGccatcaatgagaatcgaacccgtgacattggctctgataccaattgtaggaccgagtgcttaccgctttaccaaaacctatagctagtggtaatggtgcaactcaaatcttctaaaccgcacagcagctcaaacaccacgattcgatcgctctaccaagcagggacaattattgcatacAACAGTGTTCATATAAGTTTGCACGATGGTGTGAaccatgtgtgtgtgtatatataataCACATCATTAATGAAACTAAAACTCCATACTAATTAGCTAGGCACTTAATGCaacaaaacaattaaataaagatCAACTCCGATACTTTCATAGCACTAGCATTACCCCTAAACCTGTATCAAGTACAAAGAAGACCCAAAATAAGTTAGGTTTCATTCTCCATTTAATAACATTCATGATAATGAGTTGCGAATAACTCGATTCACTTGTGAGTAGTTTGCCAGGACTTCGACTGAAAGTTCTATTTCAATTGAGAGCACGCCTCTCGAGCAACTAATCGTGTCGAGCtcgaatatttttatttggagtTAGTATTTAAGAGTCGTGTTTATTCAATTTTTCTTCTGTTAATTAATGGAATTCCCGCTAAATGCTGAAATATTATTGATTTGACAAACATAAAATCAGGAACATTAATTACAATTTTGATCTTGTATATTCACTTCTTTGCAATTTCGGTCCTCATTATAATCAAATTTTAATCTTAGTCctacatatttcaatttttgacaattttaatattttctatgGGAGTGCTAATATGGCAGTACAGACATCAACACCATGTCAACATCATATCAGCGCCACATTGATGCAACATAGGTGTCACATTTGGAAAAAAAGACTAAACAAttgcaaaagaaaaaaattagtgAACTACAGTTGAAATCGGACAACATAGATGATCAAAAtcgtaaaaaaaaacaaatatataggattaaaaattgcaattttcccATAAAATAATGGCCTTTAAGGAGACTTAGTCATCtccaattaattttttaaacagAAATTAAAGGTCGCTCGATACACATATCGACCGAATTCATGTAATTAAGATGATCAACAACTCAATCAATCTCTAATAATGCAAATACAATTAACATCTGATCGAGGCGCTCGAGTAGACGCAATTTTAAACAGACTTTGTAATTATCAACCATAATTACTAAATAGTTAACTTTCATTTAATTTAGTAATTAACAGGTAGTTTAGACTAGTATAGGGTGGTGTTGGGGTAGACAATTTGCTGCACGCATATGA is a window encoding:
- the LOC142527842 gene encoding NAC domain-containing protein 6-like, whose translation is MSNSQEDETVNKQEDDQHQHDMVMPGFRFHPTEEELVEFYLRRKVEGKRFNVELITFLDLYRYDPWELPALAAIGEKEWYFYVPRDRKYRNGDRPNRVTTSGYWKATGADRMIRIENLRSIGLKKTLVFYSGKAPKGIRTSWIMNEYRLPHHETERLQKAEISLCRVYKRAGVEDHPSLPRSLHAKASSSSSSRGSQSTQKQHETMDLGIETFQTEGIMSESSPSSSTNVGTSLALSNPNSFNLNPLLHMASTIDAAAPSSVERDRMILLHNNSQQICTTIFANSSSSHAIDDLHKLVNNHSINQENHQFSNNVIVPTLLSRFSTLQPQPQQQQQFALNVIPGSTQAAYSDRLWDWNSISDQASKDYNSHFK